A genomic window from Megalobrama amblycephala isolate DHTTF-2021 linkage group LG2, ASM1881202v1, whole genome shotgun sequence includes:
- the LOC125252799 gene encoding claudin-1, which yields MALQLFGYIMSITGLCGLIIGTFTNEWKIIGHENDHIVTRDEYEGLWMECEISSSVAICKYYNSLLHQTYEIQLGRVMMIISIAFASLAALVAILGLRCSRCLEENEKSKDRTAFAGGILFVCSGLCALGITSWFMYGIVENFFQDTRGNRHVIGRSLIGAFVGSLLCLFGGVLLCACSVTHLRSNKNPSTHLIPKNPGKDYV from the exons ATGGCTCTTCAGCTCTTCGGTTATATTATGTCCATTACTGGATTATGTGGCCTAATTATAGGCACATTTACAAACGAATGGAAAATCATTGGACACGAAAATGACCATATTGTGACTAGGGATGAATACGAAGGACTGTGGATGGAGTGCGAAATAAGTTCGTCTGTAGCTATTTGCAAATATTACAATTCTCTTCTTCATCAAACCT ATGAAATTCAGCTGGGCCGAGTAATGATGATCATCAGCATCGCCTTTGCGAGCCTTGCCGCGCTGGTAGCCATTTTGGGCCTCAGGTGCTCGAGATGTCTAGAGGAGAACGAGAAGTCGAAGGACAGAACTGCCTTTGCCGGGGGGATCCTTTTTGTGTGCAGTG GTCTGTGTGCTTTGGGCATAACCAGCTGGTTTATGTATGGAATTGTTGAGAATTTCTTTCAGGACACACGTGGTAATAG GCATGTGATCGGCAGGTCTCTGATTGGTGCATTTGTTGGATCTTTGCTTTGTTTATTTGGAGGCGTGCTCTTATGCGCCTGCAGCGTAACGCACCTGCGATCCAACAAAAATCCCAGCACACATCTAATCCCCAAGAATCCTGGAAAAGACTATGTTTAA
- the ccdc50a gene encoding coiled-coil domain-containing protein 50 isoform X1 yields MADFSIDQNNLPGVKEVCRDFAVLEDHCLAHNLQEQEIESHLASNVHKSRLVQQDLQVAKRLQEEEDLRAKAESQRQHRRMERIDIEIAQEIQEQLVRQAEQQRQQEEKDEAIARKLQEREMKEERKRQKHLEANFEEEYYEDKASKNLPHNPDLQEPHPHSTSPGYRKEKHHNYNQILSPYNSPEPDRKRLPNADNRYPEYEPVELGRSKHSEIPSKGRILEYYSPERRPKYPENYSKERNRPLDLDYTEPRRKKKQDQWGDLEPVVRRKEKPPRDYSAGQDRVWDKERIRDREPERDGQRSKDRPRDRNRTRSQERLLSGDVKQVDRGRNMDREMDRNGYGHGSRDRQRERGRDGNRVRHKSREQDLDNYSPTPTRGLSEDSLEWVDLKSRPRLPSGPNEVFEEPTLRIPSNEGRSPGHSPRERGRKVRGEYGMKEATHGLAHLDLQDQELKDMEVARKLQEEEIKASQIEKRAAQVAQDEELARRLLEEEKREYKRSKEKEKQVIERRRPELEYKPVQEDVVRPRMREEVRSREDEYQRARNHKPVRPPPPTQHYENINPSYAYVESPYSPRPPSRPEAAYKGAYYRQ; encoded by the exons TGTGCCGGGACTTTGCCGTGCTAGAAGATCACTGTCTGGCCCACAATCTTCAGGAACAAGAAA TCGAGAGCCACCTGGCCTCGAACGTCCACAAGAGCCGTCTGGTGCAGCAGGACCTGCAGGTGGCCAAACGTCTGCAGGAGGAAGAGGACCTGAGGGCCAAAGCCGAGAGCCAGAGACAGCATCGCCGCAT GGAACGCATCGACATTGAAATAGCTCAGGAGATTCAAGAACAACTAGTCCGGCAGGCTGAACAACAGAGGCAGCAGGAAGAGAAAGATGAG GCCATCGCCCGTAAGCTGCAGGAGCGAGAGAtgaaagaagagagaaaacGGCAAAAACATTTGGAAGCAAACTTTGAAGAGGAGTACTATGAAGACAAAG CCTCCAAGAACCTCCCGCACAATCCAGACTTGCAAGAACCGCATCCCCATTCCACTTCTCCAGGTTACAGAAAAGAGAAGCATCACAACTACAATCAGATTCTTTCCCCGTACAACTCTCCTGAGCCAGACAGAAAAAGATTACCCAATGCCGATAATCGTTATCCAGAATATGAGCCCGTTGAACTTGGCCGATCTAAGCATTCAGAGATTCCAAGCAAGGGAAGGATCCTTGAGTACTACTCACCTGAGCGACGACCGAAGTACCCGGAAAATTACTCGAAAGAGAGAAACAGACCTCTCGATCTTGATTACACAGAACCTCGTAGAAAAAAGAAGCAAGATCAATGGGGCGACCTAGAGCCTGTGGTGCGGCGGAAGGAGAAACCTCCCAGGGATTACTCTGCCGGCCAGGACAGGGTTTGGGACAAAGAGAGAATCAGGGATCGAGAACCAGAAAGGGATGGACAGAGATCCAAGGACAGGCCAAGAGATCGAAACCGGACAAGAAGTCAAGAAAGACTGCTTAGCGGAGATGTCAAGCAGGTTGACAGGGGTAGAAACATGGACAGGGAGATGGACAGAAATGGCTATGGACACGGTAGCAGAGATAGACAAAGAGAACGAGGCAGAGATGGGAATAGAGTGAGGCACAAAAGCAGAGAGCAAGACCTGGACAATTACAGTCCCACCCCAACTAGAGGATTGTCAGAAGACAGCCTGGAGTGGGTGGATCTCAAGAGCAGGCCGAGGCTCCCCTCAGGCCCTAATGAGGTGTTTGAGGAGCCCACTCTCAGAATCCCATCAAATGAGGGCCGGTCTCCTGGCCATTCACCCAGAGAGAGAG GCCGGAAGGTTCGAGGAGAGTATGGCATGAAGGAAGCAACGCACGGATTGGCCCACTTAGACCTACAAGACCAGGAGCTCAAAGACATGGAGGTGGCACGCAAGCTACAGGAAGAAGAGATTAAG GCGAGTCAAATTGAGAAACGAGCCGCTCAAGTTGCTCAAGATGAG GAATTAGCCCGACGGCTATTGGAGGAAGAGAAAAGGGAGTATAAGAGATCGAAAGAGAAGGAGAAACAAGTAATAGAGAGAAGACGACCCGAGTTGGAATACAAG CCAGTACAAGAAGATGTAGTACGACCACGAATGCGAGAAGAGGTGCGTAGCAGAGAGGACGAGTATCAGAGAGCACGGAACCACAAACCTGTGAG GCCTCCCCCTCCTACACAGCACTACGAGAACATAAACCCTAGCTATGCTTACGTGGAGAGCCCGTACTCCCCTCGCCCTCCATCAAGACCAGAAGCGGCGTACAAAG GTGCCTACTACAGACAGTGA
- the ccdc50a gene encoding coiled-coil domain-containing protein 50 isoform X2: MADFSIDQNNLPGVKEVCRDFAVLEDHCLAHNLQEQEIESHLASNVHKSRLVQQDLQVAKRLQEEEDLRAKAESQRQHRRMERIDIEIAQEIQEQLVRQAEQQRQQEEKDEAIARKLQEREMKEERKRQKHLEANFEEEYYEDKGRKVRGEYGMKEATHGLAHLDLQDQELKDMEVARKLQEEEIKASQIEKRAAQVAQDEELARRLLEEEKREYKRSKEKEKQVIERRRPELEYKPVQEDVVRPRMREEVRSREDEYQRARNHKPVRPPPPTQHYENINPSYAYVESPYSPRPPSRPEAAYKGAYYRQ, encoded by the exons TGTGCCGGGACTTTGCCGTGCTAGAAGATCACTGTCTGGCCCACAATCTTCAGGAACAAGAAA TCGAGAGCCACCTGGCCTCGAACGTCCACAAGAGCCGTCTGGTGCAGCAGGACCTGCAGGTGGCCAAACGTCTGCAGGAGGAAGAGGACCTGAGGGCCAAAGCCGAGAGCCAGAGACAGCATCGCCGCAT GGAACGCATCGACATTGAAATAGCTCAGGAGATTCAAGAACAACTAGTCCGGCAGGCTGAACAACAGAGGCAGCAGGAAGAGAAAGATGAG GCCATCGCCCGTAAGCTGCAGGAGCGAGAGAtgaaagaagagagaaaacGGCAAAAACATTTGGAAGCAAACTTTGAAGAGGAGTACTATGAAGACAAAG GCCGGAAGGTTCGAGGAGAGTATGGCATGAAGGAAGCAACGCACGGATTGGCCCACTTAGACCTACAAGACCAGGAGCTCAAAGACATGGAGGTGGCACGCAAGCTACAGGAAGAAGAGATTAAG GCGAGTCAAATTGAGAAACGAGCCGCTCAAGTTGCTCAAGATGAG GAATTAGCCCGACGGCTATTGGAGGAAGAGAAAAGGGAGTATAAGAGATCGAAAGAGAAGGAGAAACAAGTAATAGAGAGAAGACGACCCGAGTTGGAATACAAG CCAGTACAAGAAGATGTAGTACGACCACGAATGCGAGAAGAGGTGCGTAGCAGAGAGGACGAGTATCAGAGAGCACGGAACCACAAACCTGTGAG GCCTCCCCCTCCTACACAGCACTACGAGAACATAAACCCTAGCTATGCTTACGTGGAGAGCCCGTACTCCCCTCGCCCTCCATCAAGACCAGAAGCGGCGTACAAAG GTGCCTACTACAGACAGTGA